One stretch of Acidicapsa acidisoli DNA includes these proteins:
- a CDS encoding heme-binding domain-containing protein: MPKAPYLPMLLRFFGIGVLIFAGLQFVRPELKNPPVSADIQAPPEVKAILKHSCYSCHSNETELPWFDRLVPAY; this comes from the coding sequence ATGCCAAAGGCTCCGTACCTTCCGATGCTGCTTCGATTCTTCGGGATTGGAGTGCTCATTTTCGCGGGACTTCAGTTCGTCCGGCCTGAACTGAAGAATCCACCGGTAAGCGCTGATATACAGGCTCCTCCTGAGGTCAAGGCAATACTCAAGCACTCTTGCTATAGCTGCCACTCTAACGAAACTGAATTGCCGTGGTTC
- a CDS encoding RNA polymerase sigma factor: MDISTSSAYAGVDPGQTPHMLAYVAKGSPIGITADTSDIFLVAAAKDGDHQAYAELCRRHSKQLLRTILRITRNVADAEDTLQETLLKAYVHIGTFEGRSSFSSWLTRIAINSALMLSRKKRSHYVFSLEGGVDRDDFKLPEPTETAHNPEEACISNALENECIRAIRYLPPILRVVVQIRYRENASVAQIAKMLGISESAVKSRLLRARSKIRARLEKAKYLPCGIDPKALACVQRPPDLSKRMPHE; this comes from the coding sequence ATGGATATATCAACTTCGTCAGCCTATGCAGGAGTGGATCCGGGCCAAACTCCACACATGCTGGCTTATGTCGCAAAAGGATCGCCTATCGGAATCACGGCCGATACCTCCGATATCTTCTTGGTCGCTGCTGCCAAAGACGGAGACCATCAGGCATACGCAGAGCTGTGCCGTCGACATTCAAAACAACTTCTTCGGACGATTCTAAGGATTACGCGCAACGTTGCAGATGCTGAAGACACGTTACAGGAGACCTTGTTGAAGGCATATGTCCATATCGGGACATTTGAAGGACGAAGCTCCTTTTCCTCGTGGCTCACTCGAATCGCGATCAATTCCGCTTTGATGTTGTCACGGAAGAAACGTTCACATTATGTGTTCAGCCTTGAGGGTGGTGTTGATCGAGACGACTTTAAGTTACCTGAACCCACGGAGACCGCGCATAATCCCGAAGAAGCCTGCATCTCGAATGCTTTGGAAAATGAGTGCATCCGCGCGATTCGATATTTGCCGCCAATTCTTCGAGTTGTAGTGCAGATCCGCTATCGAGAAAACGCTTCTGTAGCTCAGATCGCGAAGATGCTGGGTATCTCCGAATCAGCAGTAAAATCGCGTCTTCTTCGCGCAAGATCGAAGATCCGCGCACGTCTTGAAAAGGCAAAATATCTACCTTGTGGAATCGACCCGAAAGCTCTGGCGTGTGTTCAACGTCCACCGGATTTATCGAAACGAATGCCGCATGAGTGA